The genomic DNA GATTTATCTAAGTAAATATTTAGGAGCCAAAGTGGTTAAGAACCCAGtgcttccagaagacctgagttcagtttccagtacccacgtCAGCTGaatcacaatcacctgtaacctAGTTCCAAGGCTACCCACCTACTTCAGCCCCTCTGGAACCTTGAACTCatgcacacaaacccacacagagacTAACTCAGATGTTGCTCCTACAGCTTGATCACTGTTGGTCCCATATCATTGATcactataattaaaaataataaaaaataaaaaccacatgaacatcacataatatttgacaaaatccaacaccacctcatgataaaggtcttggagagatcagaaataacaggaacacacctgaacataataaaaacaatatacagtaaaacaacagccaacatcaaactaaatggagaaaaactcaatgcttcctgaacataatatctatagcacagacactgatattgactattaataaatgggacctcctgaaactgagacacttctgtaaggcaaaggacacagtcaacatggcaaaacagcagcccacagaatgggaaaagatattcaccaatcccacatctaacagaaggctgatctccaaaatttacaaagaactcaagaagctggtcaccaaaacaccaaataatcccattaaaaagtagggtacagaactatgtagagaattctcaatagagcaatctaaaatggctgaaagacacataagaaagtgctcaacacccttagtcatcagggaaatgcaaatcaaaacaacattgagataccatcttactcctgtcagaatggctaaaatcaaaaacatcaatgacagtttatgctgaagaggatgtggagagagggaaacactcctccattgcttgtagGCATGCAAACCCATACCACCACTTTGAatatcagtatggcagttgctcagaaaaatgggaattagtctaccacaaagattcagcaattccactcttaggtatatacccaaaagatgcttattcatacaacaagagcatctgtttaactatgttcatagcagcattatttgtgacaGCTAtgacctgaaagcaacctagatgcccctcaactgaagaatggataaaatacatttacataatggagtactactcagggggccggtggggcggggagggggggacaatggaatcttgaaattcacaagcaaatgaacagaactaggagaaaccatcctgagtgagataacccagtcacaaaaagacaaacttggtatgaacttatacatatatgtattttagatatagaacaacctacaatccatacttccagagaagctaggaaacaaagaggaccctaagagggacatacatggttctctcagagaaggggaaagggacaagatctcctgagctaattgggagcatgggggaggggagagggagttaggagaaagagaaggggagaagaggaagggagagaaggacatgagggagcaggaaggttgagtcagggaagaatagaggaaagcaagaaaagaggtaacataatagagggagccattatagatttatagagaaatctggcactatggaaatgtccagagatctacaaggatgaccccaactaacaatctaagcaatagtggagaagctaccttaaatgcccttctctgataatgagattgatgacttccttatatgccatcctagagccttcatccagtagctgatggaagtagaagcagacacccacaggtaaacactgaactgactcctggtatccagttgcagagagggtggagtgatgagcaaaggggtcaagaccagactggtgacacccacagatacagctgacctgaacaaagtgaagctcatggaccccagactcatagctgggaaaccagcacaggacttatccagaccccctgaacatgagtgtcagtgaggaggccgtGGCAATCTATagggactctggtagtggatcatacTTATCCCTAAGTAtgcgaatggactttgggatcccattccacatagagggatactgtctcagcctagacacataggggaaggtccaggccctgctccaaatgatatgacaaactttaaagatcccccatggaagcctcaccctccctgggagctgaaaggggatgggatgggggttgggggttgggggggcaggggagtgggagagggagagggaactgggattgacatgtcaaacaagcttgtttctaatttaaattaaaaaaggaaaaaagaagaaaaaggaaagaaggaaggaaagaaaaataaagaaaggaagaaagaattatAATAAGTTGAAAAGATTGAAAACAACCAATGTCAggtgtgggttccatctcatagagtgaCCCTTAAATTCAAAAGGGGTAGTATGCTACTCCCATAAtatttatgccactattgcaccagtgtcTTGCAGGGAGGTTGCTGTTGTATCACATAGTTTGTATCTGAGacattgatgattacttttcctTCCCTATAGTGTTTGTAGTACTTTCCAGTGGTATGAACTCTAGTCAGTAGGGATGAAGTTTCTAGTTGAACACTAGCTCAATTTCTCCATGCTTGATGAAAAgtgatatcttcagcaatagagacttACTTCACCTTATTTGGTGAAGggtaaccaatagccttggcagtAGCCTTAAATGTTTGAGAGTTCTATGGAATCCTTTTGAccaatgactcaacaagatgtaaACCATTCTTAGTAAGTACCAGGAGTTGGTCTTACTTGATGGAAAATGATGTCTAGTTGTATTGTATATTCTCTTTCCCTATATGTAGTGACTCCATTAAAATttcttatacatatatataatgaagTTTCCAGAGAAGtgggtttccatatgacttttcaaAACTATCTGAAGTGCAATACCAGTGCTACAATTATGGTGAgttaagagaagaaataaaaatactccaaaatacaaaaaaacttgttcttttttgttcatattttcctaCTTGCACATTAAGCATTGATTATTTCCTCTAAGAAATACACGGTACTCTGAAATGTAAGATAAAAAATAAGCGATGTTGaccacttttaaagaaaaaacataactAACAGAAATAAAAGGTCATTATCtgaattttttggttgtgagcctaggctttaacagctgagctatctctccagcccactctctgaattttttaaaaggcgTCGCTTTTAGTTATCCCTCCCCAATATGTGTTTGGATAGTCATGTTTATTTTATCAACTTCTAACTCATGGAATGAGCCTCAGTAACTTCTGGCACATGAAAGGATTGAGAAAATGCACTGTATTCACATCATGCAGTACCTTCatcaaaaaaaagaataaaatccgatcattttcataaaaatgatagcACTAGAGTTcagcatgcaaaataaataaaaccagaatcCAAAGTCAGGTGGATAGATTTTTCtcttatatgaaaaagaaataaagtggtGTGAAAGTAGATGTAATTCTAAACAAATCTATAAGCTATaaataattctgaatatttaaaGAACACCCACTCAGTTGTGAAGACAGGAGCACTTGTCCATTAATGTGGAATTGATTGAATTAAGATAGAGAAATCATTTAGTTTTGTTCAAATTACTGTTTACTTTTGATTCAGCAATCATGCGGAATTAATTCCAATGATATTGACATATTTTGAACATTGATAAGTTTGTGGtccttgaaaataaatatatacatatatatatatatatatattatatatatacatatatatatatatatatatatatacatatatataatcttaGATGTTAGTACTGTTCtaatcattttaattagaaacttgACTGACCTCTAAGAGAGTGATAAGTTAGGGTTCAGCCTTCCAAGTAACTATGCAGCTGTAGTCATGTTTAAGATGCCTCCATGTGTTGACACGTTCCTGTGATTGACAGTATATATTGTTAAGCAAACAAGCCAAGAGGAATCGGGGCATCTGGAAGACAACACATTTATCATAGAGTTAATGGGTATACAACAGGATATATTTTCTCATCTTACATTATCACTTTTCATATTCACTTgaaatgttctttgttttctctgattTTAAACCCAGAACTGTGTAGCTATATTTTCAAAAGATGGGTGCATTGGGCAATGAAATTAATCAGTAATGAATTTTCTGAAAGTGTAATTAAGAGAAGTGAAATCTCTATGTGGATGTTTATTTTTACAAGCAGCTCTTTGGCATCATACAATTTGGCAATCCCTTAGGAAATGATGGTGTTAGGTCTGGCTACCCTGAGAATTGTTTGTtcttattaaatgttttcctgtaggAAGCAGGAGTATACATTCTTCATTATTTTAGAGATTGTGAATTTCTATATTATGGTGTATGTCACATTTAGCAAggttttaaatactttaaataaatgtACTGTAGTACTATAGAAATACTAACTTCTGACCATGcattaaactatttaaaaatggtATCTCCAGGACAATATGTAAATCTGTCATTTATTTTAGGATAGAATGAGGAAGAAGGAGTAGTTCATCCACACTCTTTGTTCACCAGGATAATAACTGACACACAAAAGCACAAATTGAGCAGAATTTACCCTTTCAATTGAAGAAAGCTGTTGAACTAATAAAGGGTTGGTATTTTAATATCTTCTTATGTTGACTTATAGAGAGATAATtgtaaataattacaaaatatgtTTTAACATTAGAAAATCTTTCAATTTTATGTTGTATCTAAGAAATCCAACAAAACTGAATGCAATTGTATTTATTGGCCTGTGGGTCAGTGAGATTTATGTGGTTTTCCCTTGTATGTGTTATGAAGATATAGAGTGTATGTAATAATTTCATATGAGGAAAATTTAGtgtaagtaaaatataattaaacatttttatcaaTGTTACCAATGGTAAGATTTGCATAACTGagaatattttatgatatattgTTTTATAGCATCTGAATGTCCTAAAGAATTTTGGCAACAATGGTGCTGTTCTCTACAATAGTTTATGGTTGAATGAGAGATGGCTGAATAGTATGAGAACACTGagtatttttttcaagaaaattttgTGTGATATGTTAGGTTTTTCTATGTCTCAAGCTGCTTTCCCTGACTAGAATATCCTCTCTCAAATCTTAAGTTCCTGTATGGACCATTTAAATATCCAAATGTTCATATATATCCTCCAtgtgtatttttataattaacaAAGGGAAGAATTGATTTTCAGAtaacctttatttcttttatatttatttttgtatttttactgttttctaaAGAATAATTTGTGCCTCAAAGGTTAGAAATAATTATATTAGCAGTCACAATGCAGAACATGtgattttgtatatatatattttaatttaaatggctTAAATGATTATATTGTGGTTATTTAAAAACCTAGTAAAAGTTTTCCACTAGAGATGATGTCACTAATTATTTAACAAATGTTCCATAAGTTGGCTTTTGATTAGACTTTGAATAAAATCTTTCAGGAAAGcttttataaaatagaataattttaaaataacttctgaAATCACATCAGCCTACCCTTTGCTGCAAATGCTAGCCACAATAATTTATGTTTTCTATTACTTGTATCATATCATTCTATTTTCTTAGTGTGTCCTAAAATACTTAGCTGTTTCTCTATTTCTACAATAGCTTGCCAAGCATTTCATAGCACTAGACACTGCATTGCACCAATACTTCAGAATTGAGAAAAAGATGGGATGTTGCTCTCTGTAACAGCATTACCAAACTGTTCATAATGAAAGAAAGTTATACCTGGGTTGCAGAAACAGAGATAACTCAGAAGCCTTAAGTGAAAAGCAAGTAAATTCAGCATCTTTTGTAAATGGGAACACCTGAAAAACAGTGTCATTAGTCATAAAACAAAATCACTCAAGAATCAGGTATGCAAATCTTTAATTGACTGAATAAAACAGCCCCATGAACTAATTCTAATTACTGACATTGGCTATATTTGTTTCTGTGGATGTGTATATTCATCGATAGAGATAGGCTGTTGTTCATGTGTCATTTGATTCTACTATACAATTCCTAAAATTAATCAGGaaaatatttgctatttattATACAGGGCATGTGCATCTTCTAAGTTTTAAGTGTATTCtaattattcaaaataattattccatttatttcaaaatttcctATGCTTACATGACTATAAAATTAGCAGGATATATAAAGTTTTAATACTGAATATAAATATTCTATAAATTTAAGGTCTTTGTCTTATACAATcgcttgaaaattaaaaacaagtcttgtatttttatttgaaacattgGCTTTATATTTATAGATTAAGTGCTAGTTATTACTTTTTCCATGCAGATATTTTTCTCCATTCAAAACCTTCGTAAGACAGAGGATGGTAATTAGAAATTCCATGAGAAAGACAGAGTTTATGGTAGCAGGTTCAACCGATGACTCAGAAATTTGTGTGATTTCATGTTCCCAAGTTCATATCACCATACTCACCCTGCTAGAATCTCCTACTACaatctcatttgttttcttctctaggGATTTACTTTCTTAGAAATGCACTATATGTATATCCTTAGCTTGGGAATTACTATACTTGGAACATCATCATTTATTATAACCATTGTGTCACTCAAGTGGCAACTTACTCAAGAGTTTTAACTGAGAAATTTTGAAATACTACACACTTGAatagtttatttaaataaattactgGAAAGACAGGCACAAATGAACAGTAATGAAATTAAGGGACTGGGTTTCACATAACTGAATGCCTCCTATACATGGGCCAAAAGGACTCACTCAACTTGGAGTTAAATAAGATTCTGAGTCTTCTAAGCATATTTTGATGGCTATCATTTTGTCATATTGTCATAAGCCATAGACAttcaggaagagggaacctcagttaagacaGTATCCTCATCAGACTGACCTTTGGACAAATCTATGCTGCATTGTCTTGATGGATGGTTGATGTGAAAGGGTGGTCCTGCTAACAATCTGAGAAAGCCAGGAAGAGCATGTCAGCAGTAAAGAGTGCTCCTCCAAGGCaatgtatcagttcctgccttcaggttccttccCTAAGTTCTTGCCCTAGAGTCCTTCAATGGTGGACTTGTAAACCTTTTAAAACATGTCCTTCCCATATTACttgtagtcatggtgttttatgacagcaataggAAGCTTAACTAAGACACATACTAATGGGGTATACGATATGTTCGTGACATGAACTCCAAACTCATTAAAATGTTTTTGCAGGGTTATACTGAAAATGGACCATTACTATGGTTACAAGGGaacaattattttttcttatatatgaTATGTGATATTAGTTGTTTTGGGtgcttttacctttttattttattttgctttttgtagaCTTActagggaaaaaagagaaatgaagaaccAATCTGTGGAGATAGTGTTCATTTTGCTGGGACTGACAGATGACCCTCAGCTACAAATTctgattttcctgtttctgtttttcaattaCATCTTGAGCCTGATGGGGAACTTAGTGATCATCCTCCTCACCCTGCTGGATTCCCGCCTCAAGACTCCAATGTATTTCTTCCTCAGGAATTTCTCCTTCCTAGAAATTGCATTCACATCTGCCTGCATTCCACGTTTCTTGATGAGCATTCTCACTGGCGACAAAACAATTTCCTACAATTCTTGTGCAGCTCAATTATTCTTCTTCTTTCTATTACTAATCACAGAGTTTTACCTCCTGGCTGCCATGTCCTATGATCGCTATGTAGCCATCTGCAGACCACTACATTACCCCATCATCATGAACAGCAAAGTGTGTCACCTGCTGGTCATCAGCTCCTGGGTGACTGGGTTCTTAGTCATTTTTCCCCCTTTGCTCTTGGGACTCAAACTGGAATTCTGTGCTTCCAAAACAATAGATCACTTCCTATGTGACACTTCTCCTGTCCTCCAGCTGTCTTGCACAGATACACGTTTTATAGAATTGATGGCTTTTGCCTTAGCTGTAATGACACTTGTCATCACCTTGATCTTGGTGATCCTCTCTTACACACTCATCATCAAAACCATCCTAAAGTTCCCTTCAGCTCAACAACGGAAAAAGGCCTTTTCCACCTGCTCCTCACACATGGTCGTTGTCTCCATCACTTATGGGAGTTGTATCTTCATGTACATGAAAACATCGGCCAAGGAGAGGGTGACTTTAAATAAAAGTGTAGCTGTGCTCAACACTTCTGTGGCCCCTTTGCTAAACCCTTTCATTTACACCCTAAGGAACCAGCAGGTGAAGGATGCTTTCAAACAGGTGTTTCACAGATTGCGTTCTTCTCAAAACAATGGGTTAAGATTTAGGCACAAATAGTATGTTACTAGAACATGAATGAAAAGGAGGGAATATAATTTCCAAGTATGTCAGTTATGATCTCAAGGCTCATGTTCTCAATTACcctttcttccctgcccccctcGAGTTCATCTTCTTTCCCTACAAACATTCCCCTGATACCTCCCACATCCATTTGAAATCAAATCAAATGTCTACAGGTGATTTTTCAACCACTATTGAGAGTGTTATCTCTTCTGGAATTTCATATCAAAGGAATCCCCCATTTTGTACTTTATTTCTGGATTTTCTTACTCCTCATAAAATTTTGAGGTATCCCATGATATATAGTTGGCTCGGAATGTTGATTTGATGTAGAAGCCTGTTGTACTTTTCTGAAAAATTACTATGAGAAACTGTACAGgaagctcagcagttaggagtatttgttgctcttgcagaggacctagtttgggcacccagcacccacatggtagctcacattaATAATGCCTTCTTCTATCCTTTGTAGGCAGAACATGCATGCAGAATATGCAGAACATGCaagcatacataaaataaaaacaattatttttttttcaaaacccaCTATGGATGTCCTATTAGCTCATCACTCTTTGTGTGAAGAACTGCAGTTATATTCAACTCTCCCTTCCAAACTTTTCACTGAGAAACAGtgaaaagttttgaaaaaaacCTCTCACTGAGAAACAGCAAATTGGAAACAATAGAGACAAATGGCTCCCTAGTTTCTCCTCTCTTCAGAAGGGAGTATCATATGTGATGTTGATGTCACAACACAGTTCAATGCAGAGTCCGTGAAAGTCACTTAGAAGTTGTATCTCATAATTCTGTCACTGTCTAGACTAAATGagtgatgtctttttttttaccAACCATTCTCTTTATGTGCTTCCTACTGTGTATTTACACACTCCAAGTTCTCCTGGCACTTAACACCCAGAACGAGACTCTCTTTGGGAGGTCTCTTAGACCTGCCTCACAGAAATTCCTGAGGCATCAGTTTAACAGGCGTTCTTCCTACCAGGGCATGCTTCCTAGAGATTTTATCCTTCTAGGGCCGGTTGGACCATAGTCAATGACAGGTAAGGACCTGCCAGGCAGACCAACCTATGATAGGCACAGTCCACCATGCTGGATGTTCTCTTGAGGTGGGGCCAACAAGGCCTAAGCTAGAACTTCGACTTCAGCTAAGctacattcaaaaaaaaaaaaaaaagtggatatgtaggagaaactgtaggccagcctacccaagcctcaGATGCCAGGCCAACCTGCATGAGCATGCAATTCAGGCACTTCCTCacacaacaaataataataaactttagAAAATATATGACAATATAGcataaaacttttaattttccTGAAATCTATCTGTACCCAGAAAGAACAATGATAAATTCTTTCTAATCAGCAAATCTCAGACTCTGAGAGGAAATCTATTCTTTATTGATAATTTATTAATCAACCAAAATAtctcttaaaattattaatatttataatagTTCTCATAATGGACATGATCAGAGAAATTAAGTGTTTGTAGTTTCCTTTATTTCAGAATGTGGTTTTTACAAATAGTGTAACTCTGCAAGTATACATTTCGATATACAATGTGGGTGCAGgttgggtctctccctctcctggtgggtgctgGTCCAAGGCTCTCTTAGCCTCTCcaggctgtggattgtaggttagTTATCCTATACTTTgctcctaatatccacttatgagtgagtacataccatgtttgtctttctgggcctgagttacctcactcagaatgattttttttctagtgtcatccatttgcctgcaaattttatgagggcattgttttttttacaactgagtaatgctccattgtgtaaatgtaccacataggAGCTcattcctgcctcaacttgttgtgccatgctttgttcaagcccatgggaggcctgcccctttctgaatggagataagagaggagtggatggggagggggtaAATGGGAGGTTTggggaaggaatggaaggagaagagagaagggaagctgtggtcagtatgtaaaatacatgaaaaaaagttaataaaaataaaaaaataaaaataaaagttttctaaCTGGAAAAAATATAGTGACTTAGCAGagggcacagacacagagagcaaaGTCACAACGTCAAtggaaaaatttgaaaaatggatGAGGAGTTATAGTACAGGAAAGGaataaatgaagcaaagaaatgatatatgtgtataaaattctATAATGAAccccattattttgtatatttaccTAAAAAATTAAGTTACATATTAATGTACAGAAATATCTTTACCTACTAAATGACACAGTAAGTCCAACAGAAAATTAATTCTTAATACAtaattcatacacatgaaaaaataatttctgcTTAATATCTATTAGATAATGTAGTTTAAAACTATATAACATGTTAATATGTGCAATATTCAACCTACATAATTAAATTATATGTAGCTCTCCTCAATCCTCAGCAACTGTTTAATAGATTGGTCATGAGTGTCACTCTTTACCAACAATgactagaaaaggaaaaatatacaggaaatctGAAGAGTATTTTGTATAATAAAATTGCATAAATCTGATGAATTTGTAAAATTTGTAAATGTATGTTAAGTATAAAGAAAATATCCTTTCTAACTGGGTAAATAGGACTTGTTTCTGAGTGAATACATAGAAGTATCTTGTAGAATAGAATATTGTGTACAATTTCATTTGAAGATTTTCAGAGAAATTGAAGCCAAATTGCAAATATAACAATGACTCTGTATATCTTTATACACTATTATACACTGCTGGTATTCTTACATCTTATAACACCATtagttcagaaaacaaaagtaaatgttaaagcattctgctttttattttttagaataaaGATCACGAAGTACTTGGTTTTGTTAGGGCATTTCCATTCCTACTTTGCTCTTTTGGTTCTACCCACCCAGGTTCCCTGCCTAGTTCCCATCCTCCTTGTCTTGTATTTACTATGTACTGATTGGTACATATGAATTATCTGATTGGTCCCAAAGTCTATGATGAGATCTAGTGTGAATAAAAGTTTTCTATATAGCAACTTACAGGGGCTGAGCTTGGTGTTACATTTTGGA from Cricetulus griseus strain 17A/GY chromosome 1 unlocalized genomic scaffold, alternate assembly CriGri-PICRH-1.0 chr1_0, whole genome shotgun sequence includes the following:
- the LOC100767900 gene encoding olfactory receptor 6C6; the encoded protein is MKNQSVEIVFILLGLTDDPQLQILIFLFLFFNYILSLMGNLVIILLTLLDSRLKTPMYFFLRNFSFLEIAFTSACIPRFLMSILTGDKTISYNSCAAQLFFFFLLLITEFYLLAAMSYDRYVAICRPLHYPIIMNSKVCHLLVISSWVTGFLVIFPPLLLGLKLEFCASKTIDHFLCDTSPVLQLSCTDTRFIELMAFALAVMTLVITLILVILSYTLIIKTILKFPSAQQRKKAFSTCSSHMVVVSITYGSCIFMYMKTSAKERVTLNKSVAVLNTSVAPLLNPFIYTLRNQQVKDAFKQVFHRLRSSQNNGLRFRHK